In Miscanthus floridulus cultivar M001 chromosome 5, ASM1932011v1, whole genome shotgun sequence, one genomic interval encodes:
- the LOC136453802 gene encoding LOB domain-containing protein 6 isoform X1 yields MASSVPAPSGSVITVASSSSSAAAAAVCGTGSPCAACKFLRRKCQPDCVFAPYFPPDNPQKFVHVHRVFGASNVTKLLNELHPFQREDAVNSLAYEADMRLRDPVYGCVGVISILQHNLRQLQQDLARAKNELSKYQAAAAASASTPPTGPQAMAEFIGNAMPNGAHNFINIGHSAALGSLGGSATVFGQEQFANAQMLSRSYDGEPIARLGINGGYEFGYSTAMGGSGAVSGLGTLGISPFLKSGTAGGDEKPSGGQ; encoded by the exons ATGGCTTCGTCGGTACCGGCGCCATCGGGGTCGGTGATCACCGtggcatcatcttcttcctcagcaGCCGCGGCCGCGGTGTGTGGCACGGGCTCGCCATGCGCTGCGTGCAAGTTCCTGCGCCGCAAGTGCCAGCCGGACTGCGTGTTCGCGCCCTACTTCCCACCGGACAACCCGCAGAAGTTCGTGCACGTGCACCGTGTCTTCGGCGCCAGCAACGTGACCAAGCTGCTGAACGAGCTCCACCCCTTCCAGCGCGAGGACGCCGTGAACTCGCTCGCCTACGAGGCCGACATGCGCCTCCGCGACCCCGTCTACGGCTGCGTTGGCGTCATCTCCATCCTCCAGCACAACCTACGCCAGCTCCAGCAGGACCTCGCCCGCGCCAAGAACGAGCTCTCCAAGTACCAG GCGGCAGCGGCAGCTTCTGCGTCCACGCCGCCGACCGGGCCGCAGGCGATGGCAGAGTTCATCGGCAACGCGATGCCGAACGGTGcgcacaacttcatcaacattgGACACTCGGCGGCGCTGGGCTCCCTCGGAGGCTCCGCCACCGTGTTCGGGCAGGAGCAGTTCGCCAACGCGCAGATGCTGTCCAGGAGCTACGACGGCGAGCCCATCGCGAGGCTGGGGATCAACGGCGGCTACGAGTTCGGGTACTCGACCGCGATGGGCGGGTCTGGCGCTGTCTCTGGCCTCGGGACGCTCGGCATCAGCCCGTTCTTGAAGTCCGGTACCGCCGGCGGCGACGAGAAGCCCAGCGGCGGTCAGTAG
- the LOC136453802 gene encoding LOB domain-containing protein 6 isoform X2 yields the protein MASSVPAPSGSVITVASSSSSAAAAAVCGTGSPCAACKFLRRKCQPDCVFAPYFPPDNPQKFVHVHRVFGASNVTKLLNELHPFQREDAVNSLAYEADMRLRDPVYGCVGVISILQHNLRQLQQDLARAKNELSKYQAAAAASASTPPTGPQAMAEFIGNAMPNGAHNFINIGHSAALGSLGGSATVFGQEQFANAQMLSRSYDGEPIARLGINGGYEFGYSTAMGGSGAVSGLGTLGISPFLKSGTAGGDEKPSGGY from the exons ATGGCTTCGTCGGTACCGGCGCCATCGGGGTCGGTGATCACCGtggcatcatcttcttcctcagcaGCCGCGGCCGCGGTGTGTGGCACGGGCTCGCCATGCGCTGCGTGCAAGTTCCTGCGCCGCAAGTGCCAGCCGGACTGCGTGTTCGCGCCCTACTTCCCACCGGACAACCCGCAGAAGTTCGTGCACGTGCACCGTGTCTTCGGCGCCAGCAACGTGACCAAGCTGCTGAACGAGCTCCACCCCTTCCAGCGCGAGGACGCCGTGAACTCGCTCGCCTACGAGGCCGACATGCGCCTCCGCGACCCCGTCTACGGCTGCGTTGGCGTCATCTCCATCCTCCAGCACAACCTACGCCAGCTCCAGCAGGACCTCGCCCGCGCCAAGAACGAGCTCTCCAAGTACCAG GCGGCAGCGGCAGCTTCTGCGTCCACGCCGCCGACCGGGCCGCAGGCGATGGCAGAGTTCATCGGCAACGCGATGCCGAACGGTGcgcacaacttcatcaacattgGACACTCGGCGGCGCTGGGCTCCCTCGGAGGCTCCGCCACCGTGTTCGGGCAGGAGCAGTTCGCCAACGCGCAGATGCTGTCCAGGAGCTACGACGGCGAGCCCATCGCGAGGCTGGGGATCAACGGCGGCTACGAGTTCGGGTACTCGACCGCGATGGGCGGGTCTGGCGCTGTCTCTGGCCTCGGGACGCTCGGCATCAGCCCGTTCTTGAAGTCCGGTACCGCCGGCGGCGACGAGAAGCCCAGCGGCG GTTACTGA
- the LOC136453803 gene encoding rhodanese-like domain-containing protein 4A, chloroplastic isoform X1, which produces MSLLRLQEQCSLLRISSSHHPNPLDALRNPRKNQLLLPNAAKIANASEIPVPRTPTSASKAAVLAPKAAPWRDALVPVTAALASWPLPSLAAEGDGKVSLESIVVAIDDFNNRNPFFVAGVVFVWLVVIPLVQEYVFKKYKPVSAIDAFRELRDVPEAQLLDIRRGKSVRFMAPPNLKLVDKSTVQVEFDEEDEKGFAKEVLARFPEPTNTVVCVLDNFDGNSLKVAELLVENGFKESYAIKGGLRGPEGWQAVQENYLPPFVHVFPRKKKGAKLAHTDASNDGTYGQQQGSEESSAPPSRFVVNTGDESKDVYENSNGSTTAAKHATRRPLSPYPNYADLKPPSSPTPSKPTKSNAGQ; this is translated from the exons ATGTCTCTCCTCCGACTCCAAGAGCAGTGCTCGCTCCTCCGAATCTCCAGCTCCCACCACCCAAATCCTCTCGATGCCCTAAGAAATCCTCGCAAGAACCAACTTTTACTACCCAATGCGGCCAAGATTGCCAACGCCTCCGAAATCCCGGTTCCTCGCACCCCCACTAGCGCTTCCAAGGCCGCAGTCCTGGCGCCGAAGGCGGCGCCTTGGCGGGACGCCCTTGTCCCCGTTACCGCCGCCCTCGCGTCCTGGCCGCTCCCTTCCCTTGCGGCGGAGGGCGACGGGAAAGTGAGCCTGGAGTCCATCGTGGTGGCAATCGACGACTTCAACAACCGCAACCCTTTCTTCGTGGCTGGGGTCGTGTTCGTGTGGCTAGTGGTGATCCCACTCGTGCAGGAGTACGTCTTCAAGAAGTACAAGCCCGTGAGCGCCATCGATGCGTTCCGCGAGCTGCGCGACGTGCCGGAGGCGCAGCTGCTGGACATCAGGCGGGGCAAGAGCGTGCGGTTCATGGCGCCGCCGAACCTGAAGCTTGTCGACAAGAGCACCGTGCAGGTGGAGTTCGACGAGGAGGACGAGAAGGGGTTTGCCAAGGAGGTGCTAGCGAGGTTTCCAGAACCGACGAACACCGTCGTCTGCGTTCTTGACAA CTTTGATGGTAATTCTTTGAAAGTTGCTGAGCTACTGGTCGAGAATGGTTTTAAGGAATCCTATGCTATTAAAGGGGGCTTGAGAGGCCCAGAAGGGTGGCAG GCGGTTCAAGAAAATTATCTTCCCCCATTTGTTCATGTTTTCCCGAGGAAAAAGAAGGGTGCAAAGTTAGCTCACACAGATGCAAGCAATGATGGAACATATGGTCAGCAGCAGGGAAGCGAGGAATCATCTGCTCCTCCAAGCAGGTTTGTAGTCAATACAGGCGATGAATCCAAAGATGTTTATGAAAATTCCAATGGAAGTACAACTGCTGCAAAACATGCAACTAGGAGACCATTATCCCCATATCCAAAT TACGCTGACTTGAAGCCTCCATCATCTCCAACACCATCAAAACCAACGAAGAGCAATGCAGGACAATAA
- the LOC136453803 gene encoding rhodanese-like domain-containing protein 4A, chloroplastic isoform X3 produces the protein MSLLRLQEQCSLLRISSSHHPNPLDALRNPRKNQLLLPNAAKIANASEIPVPRTPTSASKAAVLAPKAAPWRDALVPVTAALASWPLPSLAAEGDGKVSLESIVVAIDDFNNRNPFFVAGVVFVWLVVIPLVQEYVFKKYKPVSAIDAFRELRDVPEAQLLDIRRGKSVRFMAPPNLKLVDKSTVQVEFDEEDEKGFAKEVLARFPEPTNTVVCVLDNFDGNSLKVAELLVENGFKESYAIKGGLRGPEGWQAVQENYLPPFVHVFPRKKKGAKLAHTDASNDGTYGQQQGSEESSAPPSSTLT, from the exons ATGTCTCTCCTCCGACTCCAAGAGCAGTGCTCGCTCCTCCGAATCTCCAGCTCCCACCACCCAAATCCTCTCGATGCCCTAAGAAATCCTCGCAAGAACCAACTTTTACTACCCAATGCGGCCAAGATTGCCAACGCCTCCGAAATCCCGGTTCCTCGCACCCCCACTAGCGCTTCCAAGGCCGCAGTCCTGGCGCCGAAGGCGGCGCCTTGGCGGGACGCCCTTGTCCCCGTTACCGCCGCCCTCGCGTCCTGGCCGCTCCCTTCCCTTGCGGCGGAGGGCGACGGGAAAGTGAGCCTGGAGTCCATCGTGGTGGCAATCGACGACTTCAACAACCGCAACCCTTTCTTCGTGGCTGGGGTCGTGTTCGTGTGGCTAGTGGTGATCCCACTCGTGCAGGAGTACGTCTTCAAGAAGTACAAGCCCGTGAGCGCCATCGATGCGTTCCGCGAGCTGCGCGACGTGCCGGAGGCGCAGCTGCTGGACATCAGGCGGGGCAAGAGCGTGCGGTTCATGGCGCCGCCGAACCTGAAGCTTGTCGACAAGAGCACCGTGCAGGTGGAGTTCGACGAGGAGGACGAGAAGGGGTTTGCCAAGGAGGTGCTAGCGAGGTTTCCAGAACCGACGAACACCGTCGTCTGCGTTCTTGACAA CTTTGATGGTAATTCTTTGAAAGTTGCTGAGCTACTGGTCGAGAATGGTTTTAAGGAATCCTATGCTATTAAAGGGGGCTTGAGAGGCCCAGAAGGGTGGCAG GCGGTTCAAGAAAATTATCTTCCCCCATTTGTTCATGTTTTCCCGAGGAAAAAGAAGGGTGCAAAGTTAGCTCACACAGATGCAAGCAATGATGGAACATATGGTCAGCAGCAGGGAAGCGAGGAATCATCTGCTCCTCCAAGCAG TACGCTGACTTGA
- the LOC136453803 gene encoding rhodanese-like domain-containing protein 4A, chloroplastic isoform X2: MSLLRLQEQCSLLRISSSHHPNPLDALRNPRKNQLLLPNAAKIANASEIPVPRTPTSASKAAVLAPKAAPWRDALVPVTAALASWPLPSLAAEGDGKVSLESIVVAIDDFNNRNPFFVAGVVFVWLVVIPLVQEYVFKKYKPVSAIDAFRELRDVPEAQLLDIRRGKSVRFMAPPNLKLVDKSTVQVEFDEEDEKGFAKEVLARFPEPTNTVVCVLDNFDGNSLKVAELLVENGFKESYAIKGGLRGPEGWQAVQENYLPPFVHVFPRKKKGAKLAHTDASNDGTYGQQQGSEESSAPPSRFVVNTGDESKDVYENSNGSTTAAKHATRRPLSPYPNLSHLKQCQTY; this comes from the exons ATGTCTCTCCTCCGACTCCAAGAGCAGTGCTCGCTCCTCCGAATCTCCAGCTCCCACCACCCAAATCCTCTCGATGCCCTAAGAAATCCTCGCAAGAACCAACTTTTACTACCCAATGCGGCCAAGATTGCCAACGCCTCCGAAATCCCGGTTCCTCGCACCCCCACTAGCGCTTCCAAGGCCGCAGTCCTGGCGCCGAAGGCGGCGCCTTGGCGGGACGCCCTTGTCCCCGTTACCGCCGCCCTCGCGTCCTGGCCGCTCCCTTCCCTTGCGGCGGAGGGCGACGGGAAAGTGAGCCTGGAGTCCATCGTGGTGGCAATCGACGACTTCAACAACCGCAACCCTTTCTTCGTGGCTGGGGTCGTGTTCGTGTGGCTAGTGGTGATCCCACTCGTGCAGGAGTACGTCTTCAAGAAGTACAAGCCCGTGAGCGCCATCGATGCGTTCCGCGAGCTGCGCGACGTGCCGGAGGCGCAGCTGCTGGACATCAGGCGGGGCAAGAGCGTGCGGTTCATGGCGCCGCCGAACCTGAAGCTTGTCGACAAGAGCACCGTGCAGGTGGAGTTCGACGAGGAGGACGAGAAGGGGTTTGCCAAGGAGGTGCTAGCGAGGTTTCCAGAACCGACGAACACCGTCGTCTGCGTTCTTGACAA CTTTGATGGTAATTCTTTGAAAGTTGCTGAGCTACTGGTCGAGAATGGTTTTAAGGAATCCTATGCTATTAAAGGGGGCTTGAGAGGCCCAGAAGGGTGGCAG GCGGTTCAAGAAAATTATCTTCCCCCATTTGTTCATGTTTTCCCGAGGAAAAAGAAGGGTGCAAAGTTAGCTCACACAGATGCAAGCAATGATGGAACATATGGTCAGCAGCAGGGAAGCGAGGAATCATCTGCTCCTCCAAGCAGGTTTGTAGTCAATACAGGCGATGAATCCAAAGATGTTTATGAAAATTCCAATGGAAGTACAACTGCTGCAAAACATGCAACTAGGAGACCATTATCCCCATATCCAAAT CTATCACACTTAAAGCAATGCCAGACCTACTAA